The sequence TTCTTCAACCATCCGGTGTAATGTGCGCACCAGCCAGTGCGTCCCTTCACGGCAAGGTGTGCACTTCCCGCAACTCTCGTGTTTGAAAAATTCGTCCATCTTGTACGCGACATAGGGGGCTGATACGGTATCGTTCAGCACAATAACGCCTCCTGAACCGAGCATCGAACCGGCAGCGGCAAGACTCTCGTAGTCGAGCGGAATATCCAGATGGTCGGCAGTGAGCCATGGCGCAGAGGCACCACCGGGAATGATAATCTTGACCGGACGACCATCCTTCATACCGCCACCGTATTCGGGCGACTCGATCAACTCGCGGAGTGGCACGCCGAACGGTAGTTCATAGTTACCAGGACGATTCACGTGACCACTGAGAGAAAAACACTTCGTACCAGGACTCTTCTCGGTTCCGTGTGAGCGGTACCAGGCCACTCCCTTCTCGACGATGCGAGGAACGTTTGCCAGCGTTTCGACGTTATTGATAATCGTTGGTTTGCCATACAGACCGGCAACTGCCGGGAAGGGTGGCTTGAGGCGTGGTTGACCGATTTTCCCCTCCAGCGATTCCATCAGGGCAGTCTCTTCACCGCAGATATAGGCGCCGGCGCCGCGATGAACATAAATATCGAGATCAAAGCCGGTGCCCAAAATGTTCTTGCCGAGAAAACCGGCTTCATAGGCCTGGGCAATGGCCCGTTCGAGGGTACGAGCGGCAGCGGCAAACTCGCCACGCATATAGATGTACGCGACATTCGCTTCAATCGCGTAAGCCGATAGTGCCACTCCTTCAATGAGCTGATGGGGATTTTTGTCGATAATTTGATGATTATTGAACGTTCCCGGCTCAGACTCATCGCAATTGCAGAGCAGATAGCGCGGATAGACCCCTTTGGGAAGAAAGCCCCACTTGACGCCGGTTGGGAAGCCAGCGCCGCCCCGACCGCGCAGTCCCGAGTCTTTCACCATCTGTACAATATCAGCCGGAGTTTTCTCGGTTAAGGCGTAGCGATACGCTTCCCAACCACCATGGCGACGGTAAACAGCAAAATCGGAAATGTCGGGAATATCGAGTTCCCGCATCACGATATGTTCAGTCAGCCCCATCGAAACCAACTTTCTAGCGCACTGAATAGCGAACTGCTCAGAATAACATCACAACGGCGAAGCCTTGCGCGTTTCTGGGCGATCAATCCCCGAATCGGCCTCTGGTGCCACCGCTGGAGGTGGTGTTACCGGCGGCTGCGGCGACTCGAGCACAAACTCACGTGGCCGATAGGGTGAAAACCGTTCAATCTGAACCAGACGGCCATCGGGAGTGAACTCATAATCCTCGGCGAAGCGGCCACTCACTCCGCGTTTTCGCGCCTCGGCTGCCCGTGCCCGTAAGTTGGTAAGCAAGGTCTCGACGCGATCAGGCGTGACATCGTACACATAATCGAGGTTAGCTTGCAAGACCGGCGCTCGATCACAGGCGGCCAGACACTTCACCCGTTGCAGGGTAAACATTCCATCAGGTGTCGTTTCTTCCTCGTTGATACCGAGCGAGTGTTTTAAGGCAGCGATCAACTCCTCGGCTCCACAAAAACAACACGGCACGTCATCACAAACTTGCAACACCCAAGTACCTACCGGACGATTATAGAAGAGCGTATAAAATCCCACAACCTCGTAGACATCGGTCGGTGGCAAATCGAGTATTGTCGCCACCTCACGAATTGCCTCGTCGGTCAAATAGCCATACGTATCCTGCGCAAGATACAATAGCGGTAACACCGCACTACGCTTGCTGGCGTAGCGTGCAAGAATGGTCTCAATCTCAGCTTGATGTATTTCGAGCAGAGTCACAATCTCCTCCGCAGTTCTTGTTTATCTGGGCATGCAAGCCGCTTGATCGGCGTCAACACGTTGCAGCACACGCCACACGAGCATACCGGTTATCGATCCACTTCACCTAGTACTGGGTCCAAGCTGGCAATTAAGGCAACAAGATCGGCAACCATCCGCCCCTTTGCCATATGGGCCAGACTTTGCAGATTAATGAACGATGGAGCACGGAAATGGACGCGCCACGGCTTTGGACTACCATCACTCACCACGTAGCAACCAAGAATACCGCGTGGCGACTCGATGCTGACGTAAGCATCACCGCGGGGCGGTCTGAAACCTTCAGTCCACAGCTTAAAATGGTGAATGAGGGCTTCCATACTCTCGGTGATCTCACGCTTTGGCGGCGGGGCTACCTTGCGATTCGGTGTGACAACCGGCCCTGGCCCCAACTCACGCAAACGCTCAGTCGCTTGCTGGATAATCTTCACACTTTGGCGCATCTCGGCGATCCGTACCCGATAGCGGTCATAAATATCGCCATTCTTGCCTACAGGAATCTCAAACGAATAGGTTTCATAACCGCTGTAAGGCATCGCCTTGCGTACATCATAGGCCACACCGGTTGCCCGCAAGTTTGCACCGGTCAGACCGAGCGCAATCGCCGATTGGGCATCAATGACTCCAACACCGACCGTTCGCTCGAGCCACAACGGGTTAGCCGTTAGTAAATCCTCGTACTCGTCAAGCCGCGAAGGCATAATAGCGAGGAATTGTTCCACGGTCGGAATAAAATCGGACGGCAGATCGTAGGCCAGGCCACCGATCCGGAAATAGCTGGTCATCATCCGTGCACCGGAAACCAGCTCGAAGATGTCGAGAATCTGCTCACGCTCGCGGAACGCATACAAAAAGACGCTCATCGCTGCTAGATCGAGCGCGTGCGTACCGAGCCAGACCAGGTGTGACGCGATCCGCTGCAACTCAACCAACAACACCCGTGCAATTTGGGCACGTTCGGGAATCTCAACATCGAGTAATTTTTCAACTGCCAGCGCGTAACAGAGATTATTGGAGAGCGGCGCCAGATAATCCATCCGGTCGGTGAGGACCACCGCCTTCTGGTACGTCTTGCTCTCCATGGTCTTCTCGATCCCGGTGTGCAGATAGCCAACATCAGGTGCGACATTGACTACCACTTCGCCATCTAGTTCAAGTACCAGCCGCAGCACACCATGGGTACTGGGGTGATGCGGTCCCATATTGAGCACCATCGTCTCGGTGCGACCGGCGACCGCCGGCTCAATAATCTGTTGTGGCGTCGGAACAGTGATCGATTCGGTCATGCACCTACTCCTTTACAAACGGCTTATGAGCGTAGATGCGATCTTGATTGAACGTAAACGCAACCTCTTCGTCGCCAAGCGGATGATCCTTGCGCAGCGGATGGCCGACCCAATCATCAGGCAGTAAAATGCGGGTGAGCGAAGGATGGCCTTCAAACCGGATTCCCAGTAGATCGAATGCCTCGCGCTCCTGATAATTCGCCGTTGGGAAGAGTGGCGTGAGCGACGGCACCGTCGGTTCAGGCTCATCACACCCAACTTTGAGACACACCCGATGGCGATGGCGCATGCTGGTCAGATGAGCTACCACCTCGAAGCGGGGTTTACGACCGAGATAATCGACACCACACAGATTTTCGAGAAACGTATAGGCAAATGTTGGATCATCACGCAAAAACTGGGCTACCGCTACATAGCCCTTTGGTGTGAGCGTTAGGCTCAGATCGCCACGAAACTCACTAACAGACAGAATCTCAGTGGCGAATTTTTCGCGCAACGCGGTGAGTACCGTCTGATTATCCATATTACTTCACCTGCACCAGCGGCTGATCAACACGGATCGGTGCTTCCTTCCGCCCACTGATCTTCTCGCGCATCACCTTCTGATGTAACATCATGATCCCATCAATCAACGCTTCAGGGCGGGGCGGACAACCGGCAACGTAGACATCAACCGGCACGACCTCATCGACCCCCTGAACGATCGCATAGTTGTTGAAAATACCACCACAGGCGGCACAGTCACCCATCGCGATAACCCATTTTGGTTCGGGCATCTGATCGTACAGGCGACGTACCACCGGTGCCATTTTGCGCGAGACCCGTCCGGCAACAATCATCAGATCGGCCTGGCGGGGTGAAGCCCGGTTTAACTCCATCCCAAATCGCGAGAGGTCATAATTGCTCGCCTGTGCACCCATCATCTCGATAGCGCAGCAGGCCAAACCAAACAGTAGGGGCCACATTGCATTCGTTCGCCCCCAGTTCACAACCGTCTCGAGCGTTGTGGTTACGATGCCGAGGTTCCCGGCTTTTTCTTCTATTCCCATCGCAACGCCCCTTTCTTCCATTCATAAATAAAGCCGACGAGTAGCACCACGAAAAAGACCCCCATGATAACAAGACCGGCCGGGCCGAGCTGGCGAAAGACGAGGGCAAACGGGTAGAAGAAGACAACTTCAATGTCGAAGACGATGAAGAGCATCGCCACCACATAGAACTTTACCGGGATACGCCGAATAGCCGGTCCAACCGGGTCCATGCCCGACTCGTAAGGTGCCAGTTTCCGCGGCGTGCTCCGTCTGGGTCCGAGCAGCGCCGATAACGTGATGACGAAGATGGCAATGAAGACTGCAATGAGAAACAGAATGAGTACCGGAACATACGGTTCAAGCATATATTGCCTCGCAGCGAGTCATCGCAGAATCCACCGACGCGAGCAGAGGTTTCAAAGGAATTATACCTGTCTTCAAGGTTGTGTCAATCAGCACGAACTATGAAAATTCCTGGTGCAACACGTCGCAAAAAATTGTGCAATTAATCCGGCATGGTGAATGCAGAAAGTAGCGAACGTCTACGTCAGGGTTACCTATCAATTCTATGAAGGAGAACCCAAATGTTGGGCAAAGCAATGTCGGTTTCCTTTCTGCCAGGGCCTCTCAATATTCTCACCAGACTTGGTAGAGGTACGATGAGGAGAGGAAATGCAGATTGCGAGCAAGAAAGCGATTCCCAACTCATCTGTGGCACGTGCGGAGGCGCACTGTTTTCTGTGCCAACCGTGCGCTATCCCCCTGTTTGTCTCGTCGATGCCGCCATTCTCCGCCGTGTAGGGGCAGGCGCCCAACCCATCCGTTTGTCTCAAGTATGCCTGCCCGACGCAGGTCGGAGGACCGTGCACCTAGGGAAACCCCTGCGGATCGAAGATAGGAGCGCGTGCGAAAGATGGTTACTGGTGAACGCGACCGCAACCTGAAATCTCCGCAAACCCCTCCCATGCTGCCTAATAGTAGT comes from Chloroflexus sp. Y-396-1 and encodes:
- the nuoF gene encoding NADH-quinone oxidoreductase subunit NuoF; this translates as MGLTEHIVMRELDIPDISDFAVYRRHGGWEAYRYALTEKTPADIVQMVKDSGLRGRGGAGFPTGVKWGFLPKGVYPRYLLCNCDESEPGTFNNHQIIDKNPHQLIEGVALSAYAIEANVAYIYMRGEFAAAARTLERAIAQAYEAGFLGKNILGTGFDLDIYVHRGAGAYICGEETALMESLEGKIGQPRLKPPFPAVAGLYGKPTIINNVETLANVPRIVEKGVAWYRSHGTEKSPGTKCFSLSGHVNRPGNYELPFGVPLRELIESPEYGGGMKDGRPVKIIIPGGASAPWLTADHLDIPLDYESLAAAGSMLGSGGVIVLNDTVSAPYVAYKMDEFFKHESCGKCTPCREGTHWLVRTLHRMVEEGHATAADIDTLHSIYRQMAGNCFCLLGESAVMPIKSALQLFPHEFEALVKRSSSRNGYQIPLTVRH
- the nuoE gene encoding NADH-quinone oxidoreductase subunit NuoE gives rise to the protein MTLLEIHQAEIETILARYASKRSAVLPLLYLAQDTYGYLTDEAIREVATILDLPPTDVYEVVGFYTLFYNRPVGTWVLQVCDDVPCCFCGAEELIAALKHSLGINEEETTPDGMFTLQRVKCLAACDRAPVLQANLDYVYDVTPDRVETLLTNLRARAAEARKRGVSGRFAEDYEFTPDGRLVQIERFSPYRPREFVLESPQPPVTPPPAVAPEADSGIDRPETRKASPL
- the nuoD gene encoding NADH dehydrogenase (quinone) subunit D gives rise to the protein MTESITVPTPQQIIEPAVAGRTETMVLNMGPHHPSTHGVLRLVLELDGEVVVNVAPDVGYLHTGIEKTMESKTYQKAVVLTDRMDYLAPLSNNLCYALAVEKLLDVEIPERAQIARVLLVELQRIASHLVWLGTHALDLAAMSVFLYAFREREQILDIFELVSGARMMTSYFRIGGLAYDLPSDFIPTVEQFLAIMPSRLDEYEDLLTANPLWLERTVGVGVIDAQSAIALGLTGANLRATGVAYDVRKAMPYSGYETYSFEIPVGKNGDIYDRYRVRIAEMRQSVKIIQQATERLRELGPGPVVTPNRKVAPPPKREITESMEALIHHFKLWTEGFRPPRGDAYVSIESPRGILGCYVVSDGSPKPWRVHFRAPSFINLQSLAHMAKGRMVADLVALIASLDPVLGEVDR
- a CDS encoding NADH-quinone oxidoreductase subunit C, translated to MDNQTVLTALREKFATEILSVSEFRGDLSLTLTPKGYVAVAQFLRDDPTFAYTFLENLCGVDYLGRKPRFEVVAHLTSMRHRHRVCLKVGCDEPEPTVPSLTPLFPTANYQEREAFDLLGIRFEGHPSLTRILLPDDWVGHPLRKDHPLGDEEVAFTFNQDRIYAHKPFVKE
- a CDS encoding NADH-quinone oxidoreductase subunit B, with protein sequence MGIEEKAGNLGIVTTTLETVVNWGRTNAMWPLLFGLACCAIEMMGAQASNYDLSRFGMELNRASPRQADLMIVAGRVSRKMAPVVRRLYDQMPEPKWVIAMGDCAACGGIFNNYAIVQGVDEVVPVDVYVAGCPPRPEALIDGIMMLHQKVMREKISGRKEAPIRVDQPLVQVK
- a CDS encoding NADH-quinone oxidoreductase subunit A — encoded protein: MLEPYVPVLILFLIAVFIAIFVITLSALLGPRRSTPRKLAPYESGMDPVGPAIRRIPVKFYVVAMLFIVFDIEVVFFYPFALVFRQLGPAGLVIMGVFFVVLLVGFIYEWKKGALRWE